A part of Vulcanisaeta moutnovskia 768-28 genomic DNA contains:
- the hsp20 gene encoding archaeal heat shock protein Hsp20, which produces MSWFEDIDNWFKRIQKYFEELEREMEEEMDRMMRGVTPEEEEKRSSRARPKYYYYGFEISIGPDGKPRIKEFGNVRPKGERPIIEEDIEPLTDVIEEEDSVKVIMDMPGVDKDKISIKISEDGRKLIISARDSDRKYYKEVDLPTEVDPSQSKATYRNGVLTVELKKKSTGRKGFEIKVE; this is translated from the coding sequence ATGTCATGGTTTGAAGATATTGATAATTGGTTTAAGAGAATTCAAAAGTATTTTGAGGAGCTTGAGCGAGAAATGGAGGAGGAAATGGATAGAATGATGAGAGGGGTTACGCCAGAGGAAGAGGAGAAACGTAGCAGTAGGGCAAGACCTAAGTATTACTATTACGGTTTTGAAATATCAATAGGTCCTGATGGTAAACCAAGGATTAAGGAGTTTGGTAATGTGAGACCCAAGGGCGAGAGACCAATTATTGAGGAGGACATCGAACCATTGACCGACGTCATTGAGGAGGAGGACTCTGTTAAGGTTATAATGGACATGCCGGGTGTTGATAAGGATAAGATTAGTATTAAGATTAGTGAAGATGGTAGAAAATTGATCATTAGTGCCAGGGATAGTGATAGAAAGTACTATAAGGAGGTTGACTTACCGACTGAGGTTGACCCAAGCCAGTCAAAGGCCACGTATAGGAATGGTGTATTAACCGTGGAGTTGAAAAAGAAGAGCACGGGCCGAAAAGGATTTGAGATTAAGGTTGAGTAA
- the metG gene encoding methionine--tRNA ligase codes for MPFGDESDQPGNARRRWVIGSAWPYIYAVPHLGNLIGSVLSADVFVRYLRLKGDDVVFVSGSDEHGTPIEVEALQLGIRPRELTDRMHEIIKKLFEFWEIGFDNYTRTESPVHREFVREFFMKLYNNSYIFTKEDEVPYCPKDKIYLPDRFIIGTCPYCGYDKARGDQCENCGRLLEPKLLINPRCAICGSKPIWVRTAHWYLDLTRLEDRVKKYVEENTALPENAKQMSLGMLKEGLKPRAITRDNKWGIEAPFPGADNKTIYVWFEAVLGYISATIEYFRNRGNEDEWKRYWFDPNTRVVFFVGKDNIPFHVILLPAMLIASGDPYVMPYTTASTEYLLFEGKKFSKSQRIGIWIDEALALMPVDYWRFVLIYQRPESKDTSFAWHQTLDVINSILNDIIGNFIHRVLTFISTRFNGEIPSGSLRDIDIKYRDEALDHFKNSEGYYEKIELRDALLEAIEIARVGNRYLNERQPWELIKGNKDEAGAVILNALHIVKILSIDLWPIMPKSMESLWTMAGFSKLNWKDAYEPPKSGIRVSNVRPLFKKISHEEFKEMMKKLDDIRNTKDKNKYPWQQVYLPGQ; via the coding sequence GTGCCCTTTGGTGATGAGAGTGACCAACCTGGAAATGCTAGGAGAAGGTGGGTTATAGGGTCTGCATGGCCGTATATATACGCAGTGCCTCATTTAGGTAATTTAATTGGTTCTGTATTATCAGCAGATGTTTTTGTAAGGTACCTAAGGCTTAAGGGTGATGACGTCGTTTTTGTATCGGGCTCTGATGAGCATGGTACACCAATAGAGGTTGAGGCGCTGCAATTGGGCATAAGGCCTAGAGAACTAACGGATAGAATGCATGAAATAATAAAGAAATTATTCGAGTTCTGGGAGATTGGTTTCGATAATTATACAAGGACCGAGTCACCGGTGCATAGGGAATTTGTTAGAGAGTTCTTTATGAAGCTTTATAATAATAGTTACATATTTACTAAGGAGGATGAAGTACCCTACTGCCCGAAGGATAAGATCTACCTTCCCGACAGGTTCATAATAGGTACATGCCCTTACTGTGGTTATGATAAGGCACGTGGTGATCAGTGCGAGAATTGCGGTAGATTACTTGAACCGAAGCTTCTAATAAACCCGAGATGCGCCATATGTGGTTCTAAACCTATTTGGGTTAGGACGGCACATTGGTATCTAGACTTAACGAGACTTGAGGATAGAGTTAAGAAGTATGTTGAGGAGAATACTGCATTACCAGAGAATGCTAAGCAAATGAGTCTTGGTATGTTGAAGGAGGGATTAAAACCAAGAGCCATAACAAGGGATAATAAGTGGGGTATTGAGGCTCCATTCCCTGGTGCCGATAATAAGACGATATACGTGTGGTTTGAGGCGGTGCTCGGCTACATATCGGCGACGATCGAGTATTTCAGGAACAGGGGCAATGAGGATGAATGGAAGAGGTACTGGTTCGACCCAAACACGCGGGTTGTGTTCTTTGTGGGTAAGGACAACATACCATTTCACGTAATACTACTACCCGCAATGCTCATAGCATCCGGTGACCCATATGTAATGCCCTACACCACGGCATCAACCGAGTACCTATTATTTGAGGGTAAGAAATTCTCCAAGAGTCAGAGGATTGGTATTTGGATAGACGAGGCGCTTGCCCTAATGCCTGTTGATTACTGGAGGTTCGTATTAATATACCAAAGACCCGAGAGTAAGGATACAAGCTTTGCCTGGCATCAGACCCTTGATGTTATAAACTCAATATTAAATGATATAATCGGCAACTTCATACATAGAGTCTTAACATTCATTAGCACTAGGTTTAATGGAGAAATACCTAGTGGATCATTAAGAGATATAGACATTAAATATAGGGATGAAGCGTTGGATCATTTTAAGAATTCTGAGGGGTATTATGAGAAGATTGAACTCAGGGACGCCTTATTGGAGGCCATAGAAATAGCCAGGGTTGGTAACAGGTATTTAAATGAAAGACAGCCCTGGGAATTAATAAAGGGTAATAAGGATGAGGCTGGTGCCGTTATACTCAATGCCCTACATATAGTTAAGATATTATCCATTGACTTATGGCCCATTATGCCGAAGTCCATGGAGAGTCTATGGACTATGGCTGGCTTCAGCAAATTAAACTGGAAGGATGCCTATGAGCCACCCAAATCAGGGATTAGAGTTAGTAATGTGAGACCATTGTTCAAGAAGATCAGTCATGAAGAGTTTAAGGAAATGATGAAAAAACTAGACGATATAAGGAACACTAAGGATAAGAATAAGTATCCATGGCAACAAGTGTATTTACCTGGTCAATGA
- the dcd gene encoding dCTP deaminase, protein MAVLARDEILKLVKGGVLSIEPFSEDVVRENGLDLRVGTEYAIYAFDGQVIDPCELESARHLFSIVEAKDGRIVIPPRSFALLTTMEYVKFSKDIVGFCNLRSTLARYGLSVPPTIIDTGFEGNVTIEVINNSGNYMVLRPGMRFLHVVLVKAIGEAKYLGRYLGQRGVTPPKGMKGEC, encoded by the coding sequence ATGGCCGTACTAGCGAGGGATGAAATACTAAAGCTTGTTAAGGGCGGAGTTCTATCAATCGAGCCCTTCAGTGAGGACGTTGTTAGGGAGAATGGGCTTGACCTAAGGGTCGGCACTGAGTACGCAATATATGCCTTCGACGGGCAGGTAATAGACCCATGTGAGCTAGAGAGCGCAAGGCACTTATTCAGCATTGTTGAGGCTAAGGATGGTAGAATCGTAATACCACCAAGAAGCTTCGCGCTATTAACCACAATGGAATACGTGAAATTCTCAAAGGACATAGTAGGCTTCTGCAACCTGCGCTCAACTCTGGCCAGATACGGCCTAAGTGTGCCGCCAACAATAATTGACACAGGCTTCGAGGGCAACGTAACAATAGAAGTCATAAACAACAGCGGTAACTACATGGTCCTTAGGCCAGGTATGAGGTTCCTACACGTAGTCCTCGTAAAGGCAATTGGCGAGGCGAAGTACCTGGGCAGGTACCTAGGCCAGAGAGGGGTCACACCGCCAAAGGGCATGAAGGGTGAGTGCTAG